A window of the Diorhabda carinulata isolate Delta chromosome 1, icDioCari1.1, whole genome shotgun sequence genome harbors these coding sequences:
- the LOC130895846 gene encoding phytanoyl-CoA dioxygenase, peroxisomal-like isoform X3: protein MPYKYIHADSKFTDWQKDFYEQNGYIIIKDNINYELIDELNQRFIDICEGNAEDAKCQIIKDPILKKKGAKGEFVVNKLQEITYDPILSKYSSEKSLLDVVENIIGPNITAVHSMLINKPPDSEPDISKHPLHQDLHYFPFRPAHKIVGSWTAMQKVDESNGCLYVVPGSHKSPLYKHEYPKGSNNALYHGITGKEHLPRKLVILEKGDTVFFHPLILHGSGPNMTKNFRRAISVHFADSNCQFINVAGTVQENIKKEVEDILRHRGIELSFEDGWKMKSKLIKGPAGNFQRFESHL from the exons AT GCCTTACAAATATATCCATGCCGATTCCAAGTTTACTGATTGGCAAAAAgatttttatgaacaaaatggATACATTATTATAAAAGATAACATAAACTATGAATTAATAGATGAACTAAA tcaaagatttattgatatttgtgAAGGAAATGCAGAGGATGCAAAATGCCAGATTATAAAAGACCCAATACTCAAGAAAAAAGGAGCCAAAGGAGAATTTGTTGTGAATAAG ctaCAAGAAATTACCTATGATCCGATTTTAAGCAAATATTCTTCAGAGAAAAGCCTTCTAGATGTCGTAGAGAATATCATAGGACCAAATATAACGGCTGTACATTCTATGCTTATTAATAAGCCTCCAGATAGTGAACCTGACATTTCAAAGCATCCCCTACATCAA GATCTGCATTACTTTCCATTTAGACCAGCCCATAAAATTGTAGGTTCATGGACCGCAATGCAGAAAGTCGACGAATCCAATGGTTGTTTATATGTTGTACCAGGCTCTCACAAAAGTCCTCTTTATAAACATGAATATCCTAAG GGTTCCAATAATGCTTTGTATCATGGAATTACGGGAAAAGAACATCTACCTAGGAAATTGGTGATTTTAGAAAAAGGTGATACTGTTTTCTTCCATCCTTTGATCTTACATGGATCAGGTCCAAATATGACAAAA AATTTCAGAAGAGCCATATCAGTACATTTTGCAGACTCTAATTGTCAATTTATTAATGTTGCTGGAACTgttcaagaaaatattaaaaaagaagtagaagatATTTTACGACATCGAGGAATAGAGTTATCATTTGAG gATGGCTGGAAAATGAAAAGCAAACTGATAAAGGGTCCAGcaggaaattttcaaagatttgaAAGTCATTTGTAA
- the LOC130895846 gene encoding phytanoyl-CoA dioxygenase, peroxisomal-like isoform X1 → MDLVQISRKPYKYIHADSKFTDWQKDFYEQNGYIIIKDNINYELIDELNQRFIDICEGNAEDAKCQIIKDPILKKKGAKGEFVVNKLQEITYDPILSKYSSEKSLLDVVENIIGPNITAVHSMLINKPPDSEPDISKHPLHQDLHYFPFRPAHKIVGSWTAMQKVDESNGCLYVVPGSHKSPLYKHEYPKGSNNALYHGITGKEHLPRKLVILEKGDTVFFHPLILHGSGPNMTKNFRRAISVHFADSNCQFINVAGTVQENIKKEVEDILRHRGIELSFEDGWKMKSKLIKGPAGNFQRFESHL, encoded by the exons ATGGATCTGGTCCAAATAAGTCGAAA GCCTTACAAATATATCCATGCCGATTCCAAGTTTACTGATTGGCAAAAAgatttttatgaacaaaatggATACATTATTATAAAAGATAACATAAACTATGAATTAATAGATGAACTAAA tcaaagatttattgatatttgtgAAGGAAATGCAGAGGATGCAAAATGCCAGATTATAAAAGACCCAATACTCAAGAAAAAAGGAGCCAAAGGAGAATTTGTTGTGAATAAG ctaCAAGAAATTACCTATGATCCGATTTTAAGCAAATATTCTTCAGAGAAAAGCCTTCTAGATGTCGTAGAGAATATCATAGGACCAAATATAACGGCTGTACATTCTATGCTTATTAATAAGCCTCCAGATAGTGAACCTGACATTTCAAAGCATCCCCTACATCAA GATCTGCATTACTTTCCATTTAGACCAGCCCATAAAATTGTAGGTTCATGGACCGCAATGCAGAAAGTCGACGAATCCAATGGTTGTTTATATGTTGTACCAGGCTCTCACAAAAGTCCTCTTTATAAACATGAATATCCTAAG GGTTCCAATAATGCTTTGTATCATGGAATTACGGGAAAAGAACATCTACCTAGGAAATTGGTGATTTTAGAAAAAGGTGATACTGTTTTCTTCCATCCTTTGATCTTACATGGATCAGGTCCAAATATGACAAAA AATTTCAGAAGAGCCATATCAGTACATTTTGCAGACTCTAATTGTCAATTTATTAATGTTGCTGGAACTgttcaagaaaatattaaaaaagaagtagaagatATTTTACGACATCGAGGAATAGAGTTATCATTTGAG gATGGCTGGAAAATGAAAAGCAAACTGATAAAGGGTCCAGcaggaaattttcaaagatttgaAAGTCATTTGTAA
- the LOC130896597 gene encoding phosphatidylinositol glycan anchor biosynthesis class U protein produces the protein MSLKKHNFVQTNSVSLSRIISTCLAAIMLRYYLMLSKYQAVIANHVEVSTPLNSWKRVSEGLYLLSLKINPYEGDVLHETPLSLFMYKKILQIFQGKVHLVFIKFDILTAIILYFAIKRYVLEVYNEEERNKHTYAKDAVDSFLRPEKIFKTPYYVLLAYLFNPYTILNSVGYSTTVFYNFYLSCVLFTMVNGLPLLCGIFLAKTASISFYSLVLLLPGVIYFNHIFKSVKMCVICVVSFVISSLVIVLMCSDYGKDFSYFRSVYGCILNVPDLQPNIGLFWYFFTEMFEHFRELFIYAFQINTTILYLVPISIKFRNQPFLLIIAINFIITIFKSYPSVGDVGFVLSIMPAFPHIFEFSQQGFLVGTMLIITTCLGPIVYYLWIYCNSANANFYFGVTLAFAVAQIFLLTDLLFSQVKREYMLKYGKDRKVDGDEGNLCLE, from the coding sequence ATGTCTTTGAAAAAGcataattttgttcaaactaaTTCGGTTTCGTTGTCAAGAATTATTTCAACATGTTTAGCAGCTATAATGTTGAGATATTATTTGATGCTCTCCAAATATCAAGCAGTTATAGCGAATCATGTAGAAGTATCAACGCCCTTAAATTCCTGGAAAAGGGTGTCAGAAGGACTATATTTATTATCACTTAAAATCAATCCTTACGAAGGAGATGTATTACATGAAACCCCGTTATCATTATTCATGTATAAGAAGATATTGCAGATATTTCAAGGGAAAGTACATTtggttttcattaaatttgatataCTCACTGCCATTATATTGTATTTTGCTATAAAGAGGTACGTTTTGGAAGTATAcaatgaagaagaaagaaacaaACATACTTACGCTAAAGATGCTGTGGACAGTTTCCTTAGACCAGAGAAGATATTTAAAACTCCGTATTATGTACTTCTAGCTTACTTGTTTAATCCATATACCATATTGAACTCCGTTGGTTACTCTACAACtgtgttttacaatttttacttgTCTTGTGTTTTGTTCACAATGGTAAATGGGTTACCTTTATTATGTGGCATATTTCTTGCCAAAACTGCATCAATATCTTTCTATTCTTTGGTACTTCTATTACCTGGTGTGATTTATTTCaaccatatttttaaaagtgtaAAAATGTGTGTAATTTGTGTAGTAAGTTTTGTAATAAGCTCTCTAGTTATTGTGCTTATGTGTAGTGATTATGGAAAAGACTTCAGTTACTTTAGAAGTGTTTATGGCTGTATTTTAAATGTACCTGACTTACAACCGAATATTGGactattttggtattttttcacTGAAATGTTTGAGCATTTTAGAGAACTTTTCATATATGCTTTCCAGATTAACACAACCATCCTTTACTTAGTAcctatttccataaaatttaggaatcaaccatttttattgataatagcaattaattttataataactattttcaaatcataTCCAAGTGTTGGTGATGTAGGTTTTGTATTGAGTATAATGCCAGcttttcctcatatatttgaattcaGTCAACAAGGCTTCTTAGTTGGTACCATGCTGATTATAACTACATGTTTAGGTCCTATTGTGTATTACTTATGGATATATTGTAACTCTGCAAatgctaatttttattttggagtGACTTTAGCATTTGCTGTTgctcaaatatttctattaactGATTTGTTGTTCTCGCAAGTAAAACGAGAGTATATGTTGAAATATGGCAAAGATAGGAAAGTTGACGGGGATGAAGGAAATTTATGTTTAGAATAG
- the LOC130895846 gene encoding phytanoyl-CoA dioxygenase, peroxisomal-like isoform X2: protein MVHNMPYKYIHADSKFTDWQKDFYEQNGYIIIKDNINYELIDELNQRFIDICEGNAEDAKCQIIKDPILKKKGAKGEFVVNKLQEITYDPILSKYSSEKSLLDVVENIIGPNITAVHSMLINKPPDSEPDISKHPLHQDLHYFPFRPAHKIVGSWTAMQKVDESNGCLYVVPGSHKSPLYKHEYPKGSNNALYHGITGKEHLPRKLVILEKGDTVFFHPLILHGSGPNMTKNFRRAISVHFADSNCQFINVAGTVQENIKKEVEDILRHRGIELSFEDGWKMKSKLIKGPAGNFQRFESHL, encoded by the exons ATGGTACATAATAT GCCTTACAAATATATCCATGCCGATTCCAAGTTTACTGATTGGCAAAAAgatttttatgaacaaaatggATACATTATTATAAAAGATAACATAAACTATGAATTAATAGATGAACTAAA tcaaagatttattgatatttgtgAAGGAAATGCAGAGGATGCAAAATGCCAGATTATAAAAGACCCAATACTCAAGAAAAAAGGAGCCAAAGGAGAATTTGTTGTGAATAAG ctaCAAGAAATTACCTATGATCCGATTTTAAGCAAATATTCTTCAGAGAAAAGCCTTCTAGATGTCGTAGAGAATATCATAGGACCAAATATAACGGCTGTACATTCTATGCTTATTAATAAGCCTCCAGATAGTGAACCTGACATTTCAAAGCATCCCCTACATCAA GATCTGCATTACTTTCCATTTAGACCAGCCCATAAAATTGTAGGTTCATGGACCGCAATGCAGAAAGTCGACGAATCCAATGGTTGTTTATATGTTGTACCAGGCTCTCACAAAAGTCCTCTTTATAAACATGAATATCCTAAG GGTTCCAATAATGCTTTGTATCATGGAATTACGGGAAAAGAACATCTACCTAGGAAATTGGTGATTTTAGAAAAAGGTGATACTGTTTTCTTCCATCCTTTGATCTTACATGGATCAGGTCCAAATATGACAAAA AATTTCAGAAGAGCCATATCAGTACATTTTGCAGACTCTAATTGTCAATTTATTAATGTTGCTGGAACTgttcaagaaaatattaaaaaagaagtagaagatATTTTACGACATCGAGGAATAGAGTTATCATTTGAG gATGGCTGGAAAATGAAAAGCAAACTGATAAAGGGTCCAGcaggaaattttcaaagatttgaAAGTCATTTGTAA
- the LOC130896605 gene encoding uncharacterized protein LOC130896605 produces the protein MEGVDKVKSVKLKNLKVVIYRSKFFPQQYAPKKKKVFNKIIGREKKRLNIRNNLMNSEDKEKIVENVRHTSKKRSTFQEQVPFIILERHKLNNMFSKLKQKEKQGNKQKQLLTCLKSIQYPKSNIWSIPINIINAIKDSLLTRNWSNITYLLLQLINCPDNKYRPIIKKVYQIMDKLNPLLVENDLQGEYKKILAARIQILDSTTVV, from the exons ATGGAGGGTGTAGATAAGGTTAAGTCGgtgaaactaaaaaatttaaaagtagtAATTTACAGAAGCAAATTTTTTCCACAACAATATGcaccaaagaaaaaaaaggtcttcaataaaattattggtagAGAGAAAAAAAGGCTAAATATTAGGAACAATTTAATGAATtcagaagataaagaaaaaatagttgaaaatgttAGACATACATCAAAAAAGAGAAGCACATTCCAAGAACAAGTTCCATTTATCATTTTAGAAAGgcataaattgaataatatgttttcaaaactgaaacaaaaagagaaacagggtaacaaacaaaaacaattattaactTGCTTGAAGAGCATACAATATCCAAAATCCAATATATGGTCCATTccaatcaatataataaatgcAATTAAAGATTCTCTCTTGACCAGAAACTGGAGTAAtataacttatttattattacaactGATAAATTGTCCAGATAATAAATATAGACCAATAATTAAAAAG gtgTATCAAATAATGGATAAACTGAATCCACTATTAGTTGAAAATGATTTACAaggtgaatataaaaaaatattagcagCAAGAATACAAATTTTAGACAGTACCACAGTAGTATAA
- the LOC130896614 gene encoding transmembrane emp24 domain-containing protein bai: protein MEITYFGLIFVTFLVSSNCIMWNLEPNTRKCLREELQQNIPVIGEFEVSEAPGQTVDYVVTDSKGEILAKRQAISKGKFSFNTESFDTYEICFISQVPQHIRGVSQEVSLITKHGIETKNYEAYGEAAQLKPIERELKKLEDLSESIVQDFAIMRKREEEMRDTNESTNSRVLYFSIFSLCCLLGLATWQVLYLRTYFKAKKLIE from the exons atggaaataacataTTTTGGACTTATATTTGTAACTTTTCTGGTATCTTCGAACTGTATTATGTGGAATTTAGAGCCCAATACAAGAAAGTGTTTACGAGAGGAACTTCAACAAAATATCCCTGTAATAGGAGAATTTGAAGTGTCTGAGGCGCCTGGACAAACGGTGGATTATGTT GTAACAGATTCTAAAGGCGAAATATTGGCAAAGAGACAAGCAATTTCAAAAGGAAAGTTCTCATTTAATACCGAAAGCTTTGATACTTATGAAATTTGCTTCATATCACAAGTTCCACAAC ATATCAGAGGTGTTTCACAAGAAGTTTCATTGATTACAAAGCATggaatagaaacaaaaaattatgaagca tatgggGAGGCTGCTCAATTAAAACCAATTGAGAGGGAGTTGAAAAAGTTAGAAGATCTCTCTGAATCAATAGTACAAGATTTTGCCATCATGAGGAAAAGGGAAGAAGAGATGAGAGATACAAATG AATCCACTAACAGCCGGGTGTTATACTTCTCCATATTTTCATTGTGCTGTCTGTTAGGTCTGGCTACTTGGCAAGTTTTGTACTTGAGAACATATTTCAAAGCAAAGAAACTCATTGAATAA
- the LOC130895839 gene encoding uncharacterized protein LOC130895839, whose product MDNGDKQFPNRRDGYYQYGYNKYRYHKDYRNRYGHTFKQNFAPRFREKRKLVKNNDSETVSSSHSPDIGSEEYMTQKIKETSAIIMRHLLTPEDNIIPSKNARNVELPENDTPAVQVTDKKNERKRIRNTGQSESVGKKTSFNVNEIHNKIMNHISNLSDGRKKIFISTGTPGYDEAIDQILKQRRLEISRALRNVVNETSEVTESMHWINSIIPDIGIKIEDLPKEILEELQSSFSNQEDLQLYPASLDTNLPNDIIKMEEKDSLVEITTNDLIPSDTLRENQSDVDENVQFQDKTVKMEDDDDNAVIIQDDNIETIIIDDEEPKKNKILKNNHKMTRTKKKTITIQQFLRINFPSTPKTLKACVGRMLRIDKYIEQLTQYRQNLFKVSKTNTERVPKQKKRKKVDKPACKINLSTKQSEKINSNEIKSPQKILNFENYTEKILVLRICEDKLVAGTESGKIYIFSLSDASCLNEIQITTVPISCLHFTKLEEHSKPYMFIGSFGSYLKVYNFYSINLLQDIFIEDSIQCMEPKWEYLFLGCLRGTLMRYSIKKRIVEYEEKFDLNPIFVLRATQEGARKVLLIGSRNSSVLIRDAMSGLHLRTLDTMCPTVYCIVLDKHFVYCGTTSHDILKFNFHNGEIHERYKATNSKGIGCMKIVGKCLFASCHNGDVYVYNVENNKLTGKLNGPGGVIISMEVLENQVVVGTMSCKFSSIPIPSNILNQM is encoded by the exons ATGGATAATGGAGATAAGCAGTTCCCTAACAGACGAGATGGATATTACCAGTATGGGTATAACAAATATCGGTATCACAAAGATTACAG aaatagaTATGGTCATACATTCAAACAGAATTTTGCACCTCGGTTtcgagaaaaaagaaaattagtaaaaaataatgattctgaaACAGTGTCCAGCTCTCATTCACCTGATATTGGCAGTGAAGAGTACATGACTcaaaaaataaaggaaacaaGTGCTATAATAATGCGACACTTGTTGACTCCAGAAGATAACATTATTCCTTCAAAGAATGCTAGAAATGTTGAATTACCAGAAAATGATACTCCTGCAGTTCAAGTAACTGATAAGAAAAACGAGAGAAAACGAATTCGTAACACAGGACAATCAGAATCTGTTGGTAAAAAAACATCCTTTAATGTAAATGAGAttcataacaaaataatgaaccaTATTAGTAATCTCAGTGAtggaaggaaaaaaatttttataagtaCAGGAACTCCTGGTTATGATGAAGCTATAGATCAAATTCTAAAACAAAGGAGACTTGAAATTTCTAGAGCTTTAAGAAATGTTGTTAACGAGACATCTGAAGTAACTGAATCTATGCATTGGATTAATTCAATTATTCCAGATATAGGTATAAAGATTGAAGATCTGCCAAAAGAAATTCTTGAAGAACTACAATCTAGTTTTAGTAATCAGGAAGATTTACAATTATATCCTGCATCCCTAG aTACAAACTTACCTAATGATATTATCAAAATGGAGGAAAAAGATTCGCTAGTGGAAATTACAACAAATGATTTAATCCCTTCCGACACTCTGAGAGAAAATCAAAGTGATGTTGATGAAAATGTTCAGTTTCAAGATAAGACTGTTAAAATGgaagatgatgatgataatgcTGTAATTATCCAAGATGATAATATAGAAACCATAATAATCGATGATGAAGAaccaaaaaagaataaaatattgaaaaataatcataagaTGACTAGAACAAAGAAGAAAACTATAACTATACAGCAATTTCTGAGAATAAACTTTCCTAGTACCCCAAAAACATTAAAAGCTTGTGTAGGGAGAATGCTaagaattgataaatatattgaacaattgACCCAATACAGGCAGAATTTATTTAAAGTCTCTAAAACAAATACTGAGAGAGTCCCTAAgcaaaagaagagaaaaaaagttgataaaccAGCgtgcaaaataaatttatcaactAAACAATCAgagaaaataaattctaatgaaattaaaagcccacaaaaaattttgaattttgaaaattatacagaaaaaatattggttttaaGG ATATGTGAGGATAAATTAGTGGCTGGAACAGAAAGTGGTAAAATTTATATCTTCAGTCTCAGTGATGCCAGCTGTTTAAACGAAATACAAATAACAACTGTTCCCATATCTTGCCTCCATTTTACTAAACTAGAAGAACATAGTAAACCTTACATGTTCATAGGCAGTTTTGGATCATATCTcaaagtatataatttttacagCATTAATCTTCTACAGGACATCTTTATTGAAGATAGTATTCAGTGTATGGAACCAAAATgggaatatttgtttttaggaTGTCTTAGAGGAACTTTAATGAGATACTCCATAAAG AAACGAATTGTTGAGTATGAAGAAAAGTTTGATTTGAATCCGATTTTTGTATTGAGAGCTACACAAGAAGGTGCTAGAAAAGTGTTGCTTATAGGATCTCGAAATTCTTCAGTTTTGATAAGAGATGCTATGAGTGGATTACATTTAAGAACATTGGATACTATGTGTCCTACTGTATATTGTATAGTCTTGGATAAACATTTTGTATATTGTGGCACAACGTCTCAtgacattttaaaattcaattttcat AATGGCGAAATTCATGAGAGGTACAAAGCAACAAACTCCAAGGGGATaggttgtatgaaaatagttgGAAAATGTTTGTTTGCAAGCTGCCACAATGGTGATGTTTATGTATATAATGTggagaataataaattaactgGAAAACTAAATGGACCCGGTGGTGTAATCATATCAATGGAAGTTTTAGAAAATCAA GTCGTTGTTGGTACGATGTCGTGCAAATTTTCTTCCATTCCTAttccttcaaatattttgaatcagaTGTAA